The Meriones unguiculatus strain TT.TT164.6M chromosome 6, Bangor_MerUng_6.1, whole genome shotgun sequence genome has a window encoding:
- the Iqcf1 gene encoding IQ domain-containing protein F1, with protein MSQENQKLPEETPVVKIQAWWRGTLVRRVLLHAALRAWIIQCWWRLLLPRILEKRRQAILDTFQQEQWAVVRLQSWVRMWRIRRRYRQMLKAVRIIQTHWRGHACTSRGVIKGQYRISASQLHLELEILLGSGPCIVTECIPLPIKQ; from the exons ATG TCCCAAGAGAACCAGAAACTCCCTGAAGAGACGCCAGTGGTGAAGATCCAAGCTTGGTGGCGCGGCACTCTGGTCCGTCGGGTGCTCTTGCACGCGGCCCTCCGAGCCTGGATCATCCAGTGCTGGTGGCGGCTGTTACTGCCGAGGATTTTGGAGAAGAGGCGGCAGGCCATACTGGACACCTTCCAGCAGGAGCAGTGGGCAGTGGTCAGGCTGCAGTCCTGGGTCCGCATGTGGCGGATCCGCAGGCGCTACCGCCAGATGCTTAAGGCTGTCCGAATCATCCAGACCCACTGGAGGGGCCATGCTTGCACTTCGCGGGGCGTCATCAAGGGCCAGTACCGAATTTCGGCCAGCCAGCTGCATCTTGAGCTGGAGATCTTGCTGGGCTCCGGGCCTTGTATTGTAACTGAATGTATCCCCCTCCCAATAAAGCAGTGA
- the Iqcf2 gene encoding IQ domain-containing protein F2 produces MAICRSEFSRRSSTVAFVRQNEDESIQRNQKPKRGSTKYKAKAATRLQAWWRGTLVRRTLLRFALSAWIIQCWWRLTLGRIAEKRRRKVLIDYSSRERAVVKLQSLIRMWRVHWRYCQVLNAIYIIQGHWQYHNCQSCSFLRGHCVITTTHLQFHIEIIDH; encoded by the exons CGCAGGAGCAGTACAGTTGCATTTGTAAGGCAAAACGAAGATGAAAGTATACAAAGGAATCAGAAGCCAAAG AGAGGGTCaacaaaatacaaagcaaaagcaGCCACGCGGCTTCAGGCCTGGTGGCGTGGCACCCTGGTGCGCCGGACCCTGTTGCGCTTTGCCCTCAGCGCCTGGATCATTCAGTGCTGGTGGCGGCTGACGCTCGGGAGGATCGCGGAGAAGAGGCGGAGGAAAGTGCTGATTGACTACTCAAGCAGAGAGAGAGCGGTGGTCAAGCTCCAGTCTCTGATTCGCATGTGGCGGGTCCACTGGCGGTACTGCCAAGTCCTCAATGCTATCTACATCATCCAGGGCCACTGGCAATACCACAACTGCCAGTCCTGCTCTTTCCTGCGGGGTCACTGTGTGATCACCACCACCCACCTTCAGTTCCACATTGAGATCATTGACCACTGA
- the LOC110560897 gene encoding IQ domain-containing protein F5-like gives MGPAKTTTMTETCAAVLIQAWWRGTVLRRWLLYVALNAWIIQSWWRKILVKTRESRRRAAMELYSRKTWATVKLQSWFRMWRIRQRYCRLLNAVRIIQVYWRWHSCHTRGFIQGDYEIKENQLNIQLEISLGAQACKVQQCITLPIK, from the exons ATGG GCCCAGCAAAGACTACCACCATGACAGAAACATGCGCAGCTGTCCTCATTCAAGCATGGTGGCGAGGCACGGTGCTGCGACGCTGGCTGCTGTATGTTGCTCTCAACGCGTGGATCATTCAGTCCTGGTGGAGAAAGATTCTGGTGAAGACGCGGGAAAGCAGACGGCGGGCGGCCATGGAGCTGTACTCACGAAAAACATGGGCAACCGTTAAACTGCAGTCGTGGTTCCGAATGTGGCGGATCCGCCAGCGGTACTGTCGCTTGCTCAATGCTGTTCGCATCATCCAGGTTTATTGGCGTTGGCATAGTTGTCACACTCGTGGCTTTATCCAGGGCGACTACGAAATCAAAGAAAACCAACTCAATATTCAACTTGAAATTTCCCTGGGCGCACAGGCTTGCAAGGTGCAGCAATGCATAACTCTACCAATAAAATAG